From Chiloscyllium punctatum isolate Juve2018m chromosome 36, sChiPun1.3, whole genome shotgun sequence, the proteins below share one genomic window:
- the LOC140460289 gene encoding uncharacterized protein, with translation MEKPEESCPMEKPWKCGDCGKCFSFPSALETHRRSHTGERPFPCPECGKGFTSSSNLMAHLWVHIAERPFSCPECEKSFAQASTLVAHQQVHTGVRSFPCPECGKAFSKSANLLTHRWVHTGERPFSCSECGKAFGNSPALLRHQYVHTGERPFACPECGKGFKRSSDLLDHHRVHSGERPFACPKCSRRFTSSSNLQRHQRGHQQIPPATLMRVTPRTEPPACSDSGCRGSVSLCFLLDSTPTPLPSSTNPRLAHGRHSSSVISATVSHRQGPGFDSTLRVTVFVEFVHSPPMSARVSSGCSHNPNMSK, from the coding sequence atggagaaacccgaggaatcttgccccatggagaaaccgtggaagtgtggcgactgtgggaaatgCTTCAGTTTcccatctgccctggagactcatcgacgcagtcacaccggggagaggccattcccctgccccgagtgtgggaagggtttTACCAGCTCCTCCAACCTGATGGCCCACTTGTGGGTCCACATAGCGGAGAGaccattctcctgccccgagtgtgAGAAGAGCTTTGCCCAGGCCTCTACCCTTGTGgcccaccagcaggtccacactgggGTGAGATCCTTcccctgccctgagtgcgggaaggccttcagcaaatcCGCCAACCTGTTGACCCACCGGtgggttcacactggggagaggcccttcagctgttctgagtgtgggaaggccttcggTAATTCccctgccctgctgaggcaccagtacgtccacaccggggagaggccattcgcctgcccggagtgtgggaagggctttaaacGCTCCTCTGACCTGCTGGACCACCACCGGGTCCActccggggagaggccgtttgcCTGCCCCAAGTGCAGTCGGAGGTTCACGTCGTCCAGTAACTTGCAGAGACACCAGAGGGGGCACCAGCAGATTCCGCCGGCGACGCTGATGAGGGtcacccccaggactgaacctcctgcctgttctgacagtgggtgcagggGGAGTGTCAGTCTTTGTTTTCTGCTAGAcagcacccccacacccctcccatcttCCACCAACCCCAGGTTGGCTCACgggcggcacagtagctcagtgattagtgcCACTGTGTCACATCGCCAGGGAccggggttcgattccaccctcagggtgactgtctttgtggagtttgtacattctccccccatgtctgcaagggtttcctctgggtgctcccacaatccaaacatgagcaagtga